In Lytechinus pictus isolate F3 Inbred chromosome 13, Lp3.0, whole genome shotgun sequence, the DNA window agcataggcctattatttaaacaattaagaAATTACAACGTATATTACTACACGTGATAATAATGAAcacatcaaaatacagaacctgaagaaaatgataacaattcagtgaatcggaaacaaaacaaaaatacatataaagaactagaaaaaatataataaataagaatataGCCCTTTCTCTCCCTTGGCTTTCACAAGcacctttctccctccctccctccctccctccgtACCCTGGAGAAATAGAGAAACAATACAGATCAACGAAGCAAATGAAAAAGCCGTCAGACTTTGTTTTCAATGTACACGCTTTCTACGAAATGCAATAGAAACCGGGAAAGAAACCCGTGCATTCACGGTGTACAGACTCCGTACCCGCCCATGCGTCCGTACCATCAGCACTTGATTGagactcgcgcagaggcgagagctagagatatgaatattcatgagcaggtattgatgtcatttggtctcaaggtggcgctcttcattttttatgttagttttaaaaataaataaaaaaaagctcaCTCGGCAAATCTTctcatctttatatatttttttgagaataaaaacagttctttctggccaatgcaatacattgtatggactcagaacttgtttatgaatatCGTGGAAAGCAAagagtgaaatttaaaagaaagttttgaaataaaccaatgacacaatttacctttaagttGCGACACTAGTTGGGGCACATCCTCTTCATGATCACAGAGGATAATTATTGCAAGAGCTGATCCAGTTTTTAATTCATTAGTGTTCAAAATCTAAAGGGGAATTTGGTTCTAATGAAGAAGAACAAATTGTGACATAACCCCAGAAAAGGTAAAATATTATCTGATTAAAACAGTCAGAGCTTTTTTGGTTTATTTGGTAGATCCACATTTCTATAGAGCATAGACAAATGAAAAAGGAAGGATGGAATTCTTTAAGTATTGAGTATCACATACATTGAGAAAGTGAGATGCTTTTGGGGACATTTTCTAGAGGACCCCTCCCCCATGTGCTTCTCTTTCCTTGACACACTTACCTCGACAAAGACATCAAGTGCAGCGCCACCACACTGGCCTGCATCAAGCGCTCTTAATAGGCCTTCCTCGTCGATGATACCACCACGAGCAACGTTGACGACCTTCACACCCTTCTTACAAAGCTTGAACGATGCATCACCAAGGAGGCCTGTGGTAATCAATAAGTTTTCAGAAGTTGCTTGATTATACATAACAATGCTAAAGTTCggaacattgattttttttttttcaagaatgtgAAATCTAGTAGAATAAAGTCCAAATGATTTGACCTCAAATAGTAATATTGATAAGTACATTTTGCTAACATTTTTATTAGTATGATTTGAttgatattatttcatttcattcttcataaaaacacaaataatgTCAATACATACAAGTAACAAAAATAGTGAACATATAAATACATAGTTATAgaaaaaataacataagaaaacaacaaagaaaataatttatgtTGAATGAGGGGTcaacaaaaaagagcaatttgCCTTGTTGAGAAAAGAAAAGCTTTAATGAGTTGGCAACTCGACAATGTTGGAAGGAAAAACAGCCCTGGTTTTTGCACGAATCcatatttaaatgaaatacaaaatggtATGGACCATGTCAGGATAATCAAAATCCAAGTTTTGTCACACTTGTCTATCAACCTAAACCCAATTGATTTCTTGGCTATAATAAATTTTGAGTTGAACAAGAGATATCAACCAAGGCCGTTTATCATTTATTGTATTGAGTTTCGGCCAAAGTGACCAAACTCTGCCTGTTGGCCCTGCATGCATTGCTACAGTGCGCtgtcttacccccccccccccttcatcttCAATAATTACAAACCTGAACTCCATCTTACAATGAaatgcgattgatccgatcaaccacaattatggaaagccagcaacgtcaacatctataaTGCATATTTGTTCAAATGTTTACTACATGatttattcaatgttttctCGATAATTCAGCATGCTTCTCTTTCTTAACAAAGGACATTTGGCAAATTtccagtagaaaaaaattaggacattgatggatttccatataattaagtttgattggatcaatcgtaactctttgtaagacggggccctgaacaactatttttgtaaattaccacttggtctacgCCTCCTCCGTCTAATTTCCTACTTTTGTGtcatcccacttggtctaatccaCCCTACTTCTTTTACAATCAGTTCCTTCACTAACCAAACAATCTAATTGTGATTTACATGTAGCTCAATCACAAtttcgtctaatttccactaAGGCTACACgcaatttgtttgatatcaactTGCGCTAACTCCACCGAGTCCACATGATTGAATtgtttatgaacaaaatattaatttgactaagtgtgaaataattatgaaaacaaagtggaaattagatCATGTTGGCATTAGACCTAGTGACATTTTGATCAAGTGACTTTTAGACCACATGATGGTTGGTTCAATGGTCAttagacctggggcccgtttcataaagctgttcgtaagttaagagtgactaaaagaacgactggtgatcctttcttgtggtaaataatGTTCACCATCATAATGTTAGTGATTATTTAGCAAGAAAGAGAGGAtcgccagtcgttcttaaagtcgctcttaacttacgaacagctttatgaaacggccccctgagcCGGCAAGTAAGAAATGTTGTTAGCACTAACAGTAGGCCCTGACACATCTCTCGGAGTGTGAAGTCAAATAACGCATTGTTGCGACATGAGGCATCGCTGCGACGTAACcagttgtaacagggcctctgttaaCGGATTGTTTgagctaacaacgtttctgtgctgCCAGTACAGTTCAATCGTAGACCATGTGGGTTTTAGCCTGGATGGTATTTAATCATCCGAGAATTAAGACCAtctgctattagaccaagtttaCTCAAACCCCTTTATGATACTAACCTTTGGTCTGTGGTATGAGAGGTGTGTGCACTGTTATGTAATCACACCTGGGCCACATGTCTTCTAATGACATCCATTCAATCTTATACTGGGCAGCCTCCTCAGCTGGAACAATGGGGTCAAAACCAATTGTctagaaaggaaaaagaaatcaGGGAGTCATAAAAGTTACCTGAATAAATAACAAGTTTTCTTAATTGTCATAGTAACAGGTAATATCCCAGCAAGTAAATATGGAAAGGTAAGTTCCAAGAAAATaccacccccataaaaaaacaaaaataaaaagcattAATAACCAAATAACTCATTTACTTACTAAATGTTTtgttcaatcaatcaataaattataaaataaactCAATTAAATGACAAATCAATaggtaaatagataaatgaattaataatcatcatcagtatcatatcatcgttgttattatcatcattatccaaACAGCCAAAAGCCCTTttaaaaccccccccccctccccttggaAAAAACATATGAATTCTAAAATTAGAAAAGCTAAAGGAGAAACTTAAGCAGCCAACATTCTGTGGAAAGCCTGGTACAAAGACAAACCTCATCACTACCCcccaattttttgtttattttataacTACTTTCCccttttgttttaaaatcagCATGCAAAATGCTTTAACAAATTATATTACCGTCATCCCGAAGGACTGCATACGCTGAGCTACTTCTCGTCCGATCCTCCCCAATCCCACAATGCCGAGGGTCTTGCCATACAGCTCTGATCCCATGAACGCCTTCCTGTCCCACTTGCCGGCTTTGAGCGTCGCATGGGCTTGAGGTAAACTCCTGtttaccaatgaaaaaaatatattttgtcataCTCTCAAAGAGAAACATGTTATTGAATGGTGATTAACCGCAACTGAACACGGGCAAAATCTGATACTAAGAcattatcaaatgaattatagtgcaaatagtaaaataacagtagactctacatgtacatagtctttaggcacagaccctgatgaaaatttgatcaaccagtgggtcttcacacaaaaCTGGATGTTTTATTTTCCTGAGCAAAGAGAGCCTTCACTATGTCAGTAAGTATAGGCTGCGAATTCAGACCACTAACATGACTGAAGGCTCAGCACAGCAGAGTCAGGGACTCAAAGCATCATTTCAGACCAGAAAATGCAAACATGTCTTCTTTGCATCTTCTCACTCATATTTTGCCTAAGTCAAACAGACATCTGTGGTCCCAAGATGTTTGTGGGCAGACTCAACTGtatattctattttattcttaaagggatggtccgggctgtaaatatttatatctaaataaaaagagtaaatttcacagagcaaaatgctgaaaatatcatcaaaatcggataacaaataacaaagttattgaattttaaagtttatcaagattttgtgaaaacaattatatgcacattgtcatgaatattcattaggttggctgatgatgtcacatccccactttccctttacttgtgttattacatgaaatcatacaatgtttcattatttcatacatgtgtaaatgatgtgtctccattatgatgaaataagttgtggcaataaataacaaatgcacttaatcagttgtcaatccaattgttttagttcttggtatatatttttttggaataaacctaatttcatgtaataaaatacaaaagaacaagtggggatatgacatcatcagcccacctaatgaatattcatgaagacatgcctagaactgtttcaccagaataatgcaaatctttaaaattcaatacagtaactttgttatttcttatccgattttgatcaaattttcagcattttgatctgtgaattttattagatatttattaagatataaatatctccagcctggaccatccctttaaactaCACCACACTTATTGTAAGTTACAGTGTAGCTGTCTTTCACCCACCCAGGAACCCACCGACTGCAACAAATTGTTACCTCAGTAGCAAGGGTTTTTCATTCAAAGAATCTGATTTCCAAACAAAGAGATATGTGCAAATAATTCTGTCCCTTTCCTGACCTTCTAATACATGTAGCGTTCATTCACCAGCAATACCAAGATAAGGACTATTTACCCGACAGCAATTATATTAAGCAAACAAACTGAAACCATGTTTGTTTTCTGCATGATCTTGATATTGGGTAATGACTTTGAGGATTAACATATATTGATTTACACAATGACATTCAAAGAGCAATGGAATAAAACCAGATgtaatataataatagtaaGTATTTCTAATGCACACTTTCTAATGAATCATTTCTCAAGGCGCtacatataaaataaacaaaaacattggaattattcacaattaaaatcatcaaacaacatTCATATGAGGAAAAGACATGGACTTCACTATAtgattgtgtgtgtgttaaCTATTAGAGTTGGAGAACTATGTGACAACCCCTTCAATTTTACAATCCAAGCTGAGCTCGTAATTGAACTTTTAACCCCTCTAATTAAACCTGCTTATCAGTTCGAATGGATTATTATCTTTGTTTAACTTGTTAAAGACAAAAGTCTGTACACTTTTTGGAAACAGTTAATAGTGATCTAGGTTGACAccctatatttcatttattcatacttaaaacattatcattaaaaaatcagTTTAACAATGATGTATTTTGCTACGTCTGTAGGCCTACTAAACAGCATACACATGTCACAGGAAGCAACTGTTACGTGAGAAATCAGAAATGCATAGAGTTGTAACGCATGTAAAATCACCCAAAAGTGAGGCCACAGATATGACATAACAGAGACACAGAAATagtattgccccccccccccctcctttcctTCCATCTAGCATGTTGAATGTTCTGAAATCCCTGACTTGGGTCTAATAAATTGGAGCTTCCCTGTGGGATTTTATACAATTGAGGTGCTTATTTGCTCAGGGAAGAAAGAGTTTGACAAACAATTATGATGTTTTAAGATTTCCACTGTTGCCCAAAATGCCCTTGAAagccgagaaaaaaaatgtcttttgCTGGGAAACGGCTGTCTTTAATGTTACCCGATTACCATATTAGAGCGTGATcggttcatcacggacggacatttgatagattttgaaaactttgaaggcttgtaacaaattaggaataagatgaacatggttcctttgtgttttatagtgaagggtaggacaaagtatgctgaatgatgaaaaaattttgttgccatggttacctacaaacataggtagccactaaatgtgccatatcacggacggacatgatagaaatgtggttttcagaatttttgaacatttttattgtttctatctaaatagcttaactttgaccaataattgttaatgcaacttacactcaggtatgttagcttctatgttcagcatattgaattcttaaccaatatcaaacttctgagagaattgcaaatattttccatctcggacggacatctcggacggacatcacggacggacacaattaaaatacattggaagtaccttgtaagaagttcttattacttgtttgggggaacaaatgctattatattgatgatttgtacatttttaaatataattaaacaacattagttgcacaatcaagttgctacaacttcagtcaagttgctacaacttgatttaagttgtagcaacatgatttctatgctagacacacaaaataatctagccatatgattgcttttaaacacagttcttttcaaatcaaacatcctaatgcacattgtcttcttttcaatttataccgtgtttacacttaatcggcatttggttcagaaccaaaagccgatgcagaatcggcttttggtttgcgtttacacgttgttacagctcgcggttcagatacaaaaacctgaaatgatacgcacaccaacaatatacgtcataataaagacaacgctggatcagtgcgctaacaattacgtcacaatggtaaagtaaatgaaatgcgcacaaattgctgatgcagaatcggctttctgtttacacgtagtaaaaaagccgatacTGCATctgctcgcggttcagaacctactactttggtggtgcaattgccggttctgaaccgcgagccgatgcaagttactcgcgtttacacgctatgaaaaagccgatgctgcatcggctcgcggttctgaaccgcgagcccattcaaatgccgattaagtgtaaacactgTATTAGAGAATACTATAGTTGGTACCAAATCAACATCCAGTGGatcaatgatcatgttgatacttAATATGATATATCatcatgatacatgtacatgttcatacATTTTTAGGCATAAATTTTAAAAGAGCACATATCTTTTTTATGTCCATTAAGTAAATCCAAAAGATTCACAGGTTGCTgatcattatgcttgtttggtggatcaagtatgaccacaacacttgtccaggctctcttcaaattcatcttttgtCCATATTAAAGTGGAGACACCCCCTTCACATCAACAGCCCTCATGTATTTAGGCCCTGACCGaatccaaaattgaaatcaaataccAATTAAACTTGTAAACACTGCAGTGCAAGCTTTATAtgaattgtatgcattttcagATTACCAGATCAGCAATTTGCTCGAAATTAGCTCCAAAatggacttaaaaaaaaagaattcttgTACTTTTCACAAGCCTCAAGGACGTTCTGTTTAGTAGAAGCATTGTGAATCCATGGGTTTgtacatggatttttttttttctgcttatcagaatatgcattctactttcttcctttccatcactttctgcaagcttcaattgatgaaatatacagcttttgacttattcttgctctatttcatttcctgctttttggcatacatgtagcttccaactctatctgcattccaattatgtttaaaaaaaattcctgaCAACAATTAAGCCCCAATAACAGCCAAAGaaagatttcacaaaaaattgtgaagagttgtaggtttccatccatttgagttTTGAATAATTCTCAGTACCATTTTTCACTGCAAATTGgaactaaaattaaattcataatctgctcagtatttgctcattgtctgtccgtgatgaaattaatgtccgtctgcgattattttgatttatgatatggataaaatgtatagattttagctatattcaaatgaaatgatgtacATTTACAGTGTCTAGTGAGATGCTTCTACACACTTATATTTTTGCttctattctgataaagaataaaaagctgaatccatacatattatcataaactcaataaaaatgatcacggatggacattaatttcatcacggacggaaatttcaaaatggaatgttaACATCTAACAGAAAAATTTACTTcccatattttttctactaatttatgtttgatgataGATAAATGTTCAGAGTATAAgaaaatccaaaccaaattggagtaactttgaaaacaataaactagagtgaattgaatttgagtgaatttacattgtccgtccgtgatgaaattaatgtccgtccgtgatcatttttgattgagtttatgatatggataaaatgtatggatttcagctatgttcaaataaaatgatgtacagtgtttagtgagatacctctacacctttttattttttatttctattctgataaaaaataaaaaaactttttacattttttttcatcacggacggaaatttcaaaatggaaatgttcacacctaccaaaaaaaattacttcccaatattttattcctactaatttatgtttgataatagattaatgttcagagtgCAAGAACAACTAAACCAAATTggaataactttaaaaacaataaaactagagagaatttaatttgagtaaaaatgtccgtccgtgatgagagGTAATAGCACCCCCACGAATAAAATGGACTATTCCAGGAATTTCTGATTTatcaatcttcatgaaactgagttctttgaaacctgagatatcaaagattatcttaaaagcaattttgatagaaatatcaaaaaaaaaaaatttcacctcAATGCTAACCCTTAACCGATCATGCTCATTAGTGATCTCTTCCTGAATTAGCAAATCATCGCTGGGTTTTAAAATCttgtatttaaacattttgaaattttgaggtCAGCTCAGAAAAAGCTTGATTTTAGAGTTGGATCTAGTTTGTATGACTTTCAGTGCTCAGCAACCTTATTTTCCTCAGAAAGAGTTATTTAACAACCAAACAACAAAATTATGATCCTTTTAAAGAAAGCTGATGTCTAAAGGGGCGTTGCAAGAAGATCTTGCAATCAATAGCATTTCAATTCCCATTCAAATTCATGGATCAGTTTTTCCATTTGAACTTCAAGTTTCAACTTTCAAGTTCAAGCAGATTTAAACATTTGCGTGCACATTTACAATAGTTGCGAGACATATTGATTGAGGgaccaaaaaaaatttgcaattgatcgcaagtttcttgcaatgccctatataaatgatgaaaatccatattttattgttcgaaatagacatgaaatcaaatactttaataatttgctttgcccaattgatcgtgggcccggcagccgctgggCAGCGCCAGAtcaacgaggctctatccctttaattgttgaacgccaaacagggtagcagcaactcccatcttttaatgtcttttggtctgactcggccggggtttgaacccccgacctcccggttgtgagacggacgctctaccaactgagccaacacaccggttaaaTGCTAAGTTCATCTCACCTTGCTAAGCAGCATACCATGGCACAAGTGTGTTCAGCAGCACTGAGGGTGTTCCCACCGGGTGTACTAAACATAGAAAAGAACGGTCGAGAAACAAATgttattgaatgaaaatgattagCTTTGACCAAGGACCTTTTCAcatgtgaatcttgaatcatcattataatgacGATTGCAATTCATCTTTAGAATCCTCACACACTCACTTGAAaactgatttgaatttgaattcctgagcgaaggcggtatgtgtccttggtgacttgtcaatcaaggcactgcatcgcaaatacAAACTACAATGAGTGCATGGCAATTGTACGGAAGTGCGAAAAAGGTCACGTAAGCATCTGCCCCCAAAAAGATGATtaggaggtcaagcctttcataaaatttgtaccgtaatttgagtgaaacttaactggaattcacctccagagtagaatttgaattcgtgattgcgATTAGCGTTCATGATTCTAATAATTTTCTGGTTGGTTTCACAAgtgctgaaaattcatcattatccatatttttcactggaatcatcactTAAATCACAATacttttaccgtgtgaaagggagGAAAGTTAAATGGCTTTTATTCTGAATCAATATACAATACTGCATTTGAAGTAGTTTTAGAAAGTTTTAGGAcattattttctgtttcagacccCATTGCTGGCtacagaaaaaatagaaatcttGTACAGAAATTTGGATTAATCCACTAAATGATGAAAGAAAAGACTTTCCGAAATGTGGGTAATTTCAGGAGAGGGTTTATCATCTGACAAATTCGATCAGTTTTCATTCTTGAAAGGTGACAATCATCTTTTAACCTATTGTCACAAGACCTGAGCGTGCGATTTTAAGGGCAATGATTACATAATGTCATTACATCACATTTGATAAGCTGttaaattacttttattttggAATGACAGACTTTGTACGCGTTGAAAAATGGAAATGGTATCAACATTGCAGTATCTGCATTGCTGGATACAGGATTtagaaacctttttttctttgggtTGACCAACTAAcgtaacattgaaaaaaaaaaattataggaaATTGATATCACTGACTCATCTTACTTCATAACGACAACACCATGACGTGTTGCAGCCTTGATATCAATGTTATCAACACCTGTACCAGCCCTCCCAATGATCTTTAAGTTGGTGCCAGCTTGGATAACATCAGCCGTAACCTTGGTCGCTGATCGAACAATGAGGCCGTCATAATTctaaaggaaattaaaaataaaggatATACATTCTAAGTTACACATTGTTATAGGCATACAGTGAAAAGTCGCCCATAACAAGATTTACTGTTGGTAGGAATGAGCATATTTTATAGGGAATTCAATAATTTCCTCAAGGACTTTCTGatgttaatttcaaattgaaaaccaacattttcaaacatttataccttaaatttctaataaatcATAATCAATTAATATGTGTATAGAGGTGGATTATTATTCCCGTTATATTTAGCTGTAAAATGAGACCAAAATCAACGTCCTGCCCCTTAGAAACCAAAGTTACCCAACAATAGAGTTGCATATAATGAGTACCACTTCCACCACcccttgttttattcattttattgagCAAAATGACTCAAATAGATATGCATATAtaccaggggtgtgagtggtcacaaataaaaagatctgaaaaaa includes these proteins:
- the LOC129273941 gene encoding D-3-phosphoglycerate dehydrogenase-like translates to MAFTLQRVLISDSVSPKCTEILRENGIQVDNKTKLSKEELLAEIPNYDGLIVRSATKVTADVIQAGTNLKIIGRAGTGVDNIDIKAATRHGVVVMNTPGGNTLSAAEHTCAMVCCLARSLPQAHATLKAGKWDRKAFMGSELYGKTLGIVGLGRIGREVAQRMQSFGMTTIGFDPIVPAEEAAQYKIEWMSLEDMWPRCDYITVHTPLIPQTKGLLGDASFKLCKKGVKVVNVARGGIIDEEGLLRALDAGQCGGAALDVFVELSPLRESQSSADGTDAWAGTESVHRECTGFFPGFYCIS